A portion of the Rhodanobacter sp. AS-Z3 genome contains these proteins:
- a CDS encoding RHS repeat-associated core domain-containing protein, producing the protein MNTLIRIFSVLVLWLLVSLAHAGTRHYYYTDPQGTPLAKADASGTIIATYDYAPYGVAVASMSPAPNGPGYTGHVNDPDTGFVYMQARYYDPATGRFLSVDPVTPTAGALFGFNRYDYANNNPINHTDPDGRSTCANASCTLSRIDSVVPRANSQPPPVNGSQGISSSSAVGRNVSAGYAVNITFQNDNPHGASPDQPISTATANTVESTITASGVQSVNINSSTGGAHAVHSLHAQGRAVDIDRVDGQRVGRGNAGAADLQRAAHQNGDVRENFGPTMMERRNVTDGSTTHVANQALTNEHRTHIHVGGED; encoded by the coding sequence GTGAACACGCTCATCCGCATATTCAGTGTGCTGGTCTTGTGGCTGCTGGTCAGCCTCGCGCATGCAGGGACCCGCCACTACTACTACACCGACCCGCAGGGGACGCCGCTGGCCAAAGCGGATGCTAGTGGCACAATCATCGCTACCTACGACTACGCGCCGTACGGGGTGGCGGTGGCGAGCATGAGTCCGGCACCGAATGGGCCGGGGTATACGGGGCATGTGAATGATCCGGATACTGGGTTTGTGTATATGCAGGCGCGCTATTACGATCCCGCCACCGGGCGCTTCCTCAGCGTTGATCCGGTGACGCCGACTGCTGGCGCTCTGTTTGGCTTCAATCGGTACGACTACGCCAACAACAACCCGATCAATCACACGGATCCGGATGGTCGTAGTACTTGTGCGAATGCGAGTTGCACATTGTCAAGAATAGACAGCGTTGTGCCGAGAGCAAATTCTCAGCCTCCTCCGGTCAATGGATCACAAGGAATCAGCTCTTCATCTGCAGTTGGGCGAAATGTATCTGCCGGATATGCCGTCAACATAACTTTTCAAAACGACAATCCGCATGGCGCTAGTCCGGATCAGCCAATTTCCACCGCAACTGCAAATACAGTTGAGAGCACAATTACAGCGTCCGGTGTGCAATCTGTGAACATTAATAGTTCAACTGGCGGTGCGCATGCAGTCCACAGCTTGCATGCGCAGGGTCGTGCAGTGGACATAGACCGAGTGGATGGGCAGCGGGTAGGTCGCGGAAACGCTGGTGCGGCCGATCTTCAACGCGCTGCGCATCAAAATGGCGACGTCAGAGAGAACTTTGGGCCGACAATGATGGAAAGGAGAAATGTTACTGATGGGAGTACTACTCATGTCGCCAATCAAGCCCTCACGAACGAGCATCGAACACATATTCATGTTGGGGGAGAAGACTAA